The following are encoded in a window of Sulfitobacter sp. S190 genomic DNA:
- a CDS encoding DUF808 domain-containing protein → MSGLIALLDDVAAIAKVAASSIDDVIGQATKASAKAAGAVIDDAAVTPKYVQGFEADRELPIIWRITKGSLRNKLVFLLPAGLALSAFAPWLIAPLLMLGGAYLCFEGAEKVAHVLGWSHGHEDHPGDKTVPDDPSKLEEEKAKGAIKTDFILSAEIMTIALSAIPESNFWMEAATLAAVAILITVAVYGSVALIVKMDDLGLAMANGGRLSATRAVGRGLVKGMPGFLKLLTIVGTAAMLWVGGSIIVHGLEELGFGALGHLIHDAAYAVGHAVPAALEGFAEWFTKAAIDGVFGLALGMVLIPLGEKVVTPIWRAVFHRGKTAHA, encoded by the coding sequence ATGAGCGGTTTGATTGCTCTACTCGACGATGTGGCAGCCATTGCCAAAGTGGCGGCCTCGTCGATTGACGATGTCATCGGCCAGGCGACCAAAGCCAGCGCCAAGGCGGCCGGCGCCGTGATCGACGACGCCGCCGTGACCCCGAAATACGTGCAAGGCTTTGAAGCCGATCGCGAATTGCCGATCATCTGGCGGATCACCAAAGGATCGCTGCGCAACAAATTGGTGTTCTTGTTGCCTGCCGGACTTGCCCTGTCGGCATTTGCGCCCTGGCTTATTGCGCCCCTGCTGATGCTGGGGGGTGCGTATCTCTGTTTCGAGGGGGCGGAGAAAGTTGCCCATGTTCTGGGCTGGAGCCACGGGCACGAAGATCACCCCGGTGACAAGACCGTGCCGGATGACCCGTCAAAGCTGGAGGAAGAAAAGGCGAAAGGCGCGATCAAGACAGATTTCATCCTGTCAGCCGAAATCATGACCATCGCGCTGTCCGCCATTCCGGAAAGCAACTTCTGGATGGAAGCGGCCACGTTGGCCGCCGTCGCCATTCTGATCACGGTGGCGGTCTACGGATCCGTTGCCCTGATCGTAAAGATGGACGATCTCGGCCTTGCGATGGCAAATGGCGGGCGGCTGTCCGCGACCCGCGCCGTCGGGCGTGGTCTGGTCAAGGGCATGCCCGGATTTCTGAAATTACTCACGATTGTGGGCACCGCCGCAATGCTCTGGGTGGGCGGTTCGATCATCGTTCATGGTCTTGAAGAGTTGGGCTTCGGTGCACTGGGGCATCTGATCCATGATGCCGCCTATGCGGTCGGTCATGCTGTGCCCGCGGCCCTCGAAGGGTTTGCGGAATGGTTTACCAAGGCTGCGATTGATGGCGTGTTCGGTCTGGCGCTTGGCATGGTGTTGATCCCCCTCGGTGAAAAGGTCGTCACGCCAATCTGGCGTGCCGTATTCCACCGCGGCAAGACCGCACACGCCTGA
- the gap gene encoding type I glyceraldehyde-3-phosphate dehydrogenase, with translation MTIKVGINGFGRIGRCTLSHIAQSGRDDIEVVKLNATGPLETAAHLIKYDSVHGRFPGTVSVGDGTLNLGQRDIEVMSTYKMDELDWTGCDVVLECTGNFNDGVLASQHIEQGARKVLLSAPGKNVDRTIVFGVNDDQLLASDTMISNGSCTTNCLAPLARVMHEAVGIESGLMTTIHSYTGDQPTLDRRHDDLYRARAAAMALIPTSTGAAKALGEVLPALKGKLDGTAMRVPTPNVSAVDLTFTASRDVTVEEINAAAKAAAGGYMSRVMAYDPDQKVSIDFNHTEESCIFAPDQTIVVADRTVRVLAWYDNEWAFSVRMADVAVAMGRL, from the coding sequence ATGACCATCAAAGTCGGCATCAACGGTTTCGGCAGGATCGGCCGTTGCACCCTGTCGCACATCGCCCAATCGGGCCGTGATGACATCGAAGTGGTCAAACTGAACGCGACGGGGCCGCTGGAAACCGCCGCGCATCTGATCAAATACGACAGCGTGCATGGCCGCTTTCCCGGCACCGTCAGCGTGGGCGATGGTACGCTCAATCTGGGCCAACGCGATATCGAGGTCATGTCGACCTACAAGATGGATGAACTGGACTGGACCGGCTGCGACGTTGTCCTGGAATGTACCGGCAACTTCAACGATGGCGTTCTGGCCAGCCAGCACATCGAACAGGGCGCACGCAAGGTCCTGCTGTCGGCACCGGGCAAGAATGTCGACCGCACAATCGTTTTCGGGGTCAACGATGACCAGCTTCTGGCCAGCGATACCATGATCTCCAACGGATCTTGCACGACAAACTGCCTGGCCCCTCTGGCGCGCGTGATGCACGAAGCGGTGGGCATCGAGAGCGGCCTGATGACGACCATCCATAGCTATACCGGCGACCAGCCAACGCTGGACCGGCGCCACGACGATCTGTACCGCGCGCGCGCGGCCGCGATGGCCCTGATCCCGACCTCCACAGGCGCTGCCAAGGCTCTGGGCGAGGTGCTGCCAGCGCTCAAGGGCAAACTTGATGGCACGGCAATGCGTGTGCCTACCCCGAATGTCAGCGCCGTAGACTTGACCTTTACCGCGTCGCGCGATGTCACCGTCGAAGAAATCAACGCTGCCGCCAAGGCCGCCGCTGGCGGGTACATGTCACGGGTCATGGCCTACGATCCGGACCAGAAAGTTTCGATTGATTTCAATCACACCGAGGAAAGCTGCATCTTTGCGCCGGACCAGACGATTGTGGTCGCAGACCGCACCGTGCGTGTTCTGGCCTGGTACGACAATGAATGGGCGTTTTCCGTACGGATGGCCGATGTGGCCGTGGCGATGGGTCGGCTCTAG